Proteins from one Catenuloplanes atrovinosus genomic window:
- a CDS encoding SDR family NAD(P)-dependent oxidoreductase, with amino-acid sequence MSGTRTAVITGGCSGLGAAAAVRLAADGVRVVTLDLAGSADIRLDVSDTGAVHAAADRIGAVDILVNSAGIVGPNAPLWEIDRDGWDRTFAVNVHGTFNTCHAFVPGMRDRGWGRVVNLASMAGKDGNPNMSPYSASKAAVIALTKSLGKELATSGVLVNAIAPAVIETPMNAHTAPDALAHITGLIPMRRVGRPEEVAELIAWLASDRVSFSTGAVYDISGGRATY; translated from the coding sequence ATGAGCGGCACCCGTACCGCCGTGATCACCGGCGGATGCAGCGGTCTCGGCGCCGCGGCCGCGGTCCGGCTGGCCGCGGACGGCGTCCGGGTCGTCACGCTGGACCTGGCCGGGAGCGCGGACATCCGGCTCGACGTCAGCGACACCGGCGCGGTGCACGCCGCCGCGGACCGGATCGGCGCGGTCGACATCCTGGTCAACTCCGCCGGCATCGTCGGGCCGAACGCGCCGCTGTGGGAGATCGACCGGGACGGCTGGGACCGCACGTTCGCGGTCAACGTGCACGGCACGTTCAACACCTGCCACGCGTTCGTGCCGGGCATGCGGGACCGCGGCTGGGGGCGCGTCGTGAACCTCGCCAGCATGGCCGGCAAGGACGGCAACCCGAACATGTCGCCGTACTCCGCGTCCAAGGCCGCGGTCATCGCGCTCACCAAGTCGCTCGGCAAGGAGCTGGCCACCAGCGGCGTGCTGGTCAACGCGATCGCCCCGGCCGTGATCGAGACGCCGATGAACGCGCACACCGCGCCGGACGCGCTCGCGCACATCACCGGCCTGATCCCGATGCGCCGGGTCGGCCGCCCGGAGGAGGTGGCCGAGCTGATCGCGTGGCTCGCCTCCGACCGGGTCAGCTTCTCCACCGGCGCGGTCTACGACATCAGCGGCGGCCGGGCGACGTACTGA
- a CDS encoding SMP-30/gluconolactonase/LRE family protein yields MIPAYTARPAGTGVFQLGEGPVWDPGRQRLLWVDIDGHAVHEGTLDVAGGLITETGIRRFAAEVGAVAVAASGELIVAERETLTRVAPDGTRTELARVLPRGTPSRLNDGAVDPAGRFLVGSLGPGREVLVRLDPGGLTTLDADLRLSNGLAWSPAGDRMYSIDTVPGTIWARDYDAVTGATGERREAFRVTDGSPDGMCADVEGNLWIAVWGGGRVERRTPDGRLLATVTVGAPHTTSAAFAGPDLDVLVITTAVDGPAEPDGAGRLFTARVDTTGLPVPYWAPGR; encoded by the coding sequence GTGATCCCGGCCTACACCGCCCGGCCCGCCGGCACCGGCGTCTTCCAACTCGGCGAGGGCCCCGTCTGGGACCCCGGCCGGCAACGGCTGCTCTGGGTGGACATCGACGGGCACGCCGTGCACGAGGGCACGCTGGACGTGGCCGGCGGGCTGATCACCGAGACCGGCATCCGGCGGTTCGCGGCCGAGGTCGGCGCGGTCGCGGTGGCCGCGTCCGGCGAGCTGATCGTGGCCGAGCGGGAGACGCTGACCCGCGTGGCGCCGGACGGCACCCGCACCGAGCTGGCCCGGGTGCTCCCGCGCGGCACGCCGAGCCGGCTCAACGACGGCGCGGTCGATCCGGCCGGGCGGTTCCTGGTCGGCAGCCTCGGCCCGGGCCGGGAGGTGCTGGTGCGCCTCGACCCCGGCGGCCTCACCACGCTCGACGCCGACCTCCGGCTCTCCAACGGGCTGGCCTGGAGCCCGGCCGGCGACCGGATGTACAGCATCGACACCGTCCCCGGCACGATCTGGGCCCGCGACTACGACGCCGTCACCGGCGCGACCGGCGAGCGGCGGGAGGCGTTTCGCGTCACGGACGGCTCGCCGGACGGCATGTGCGCGGACGTGGAGGGCAACCTGTGGATCGCGGTCTGGGGCGGCGGCCGGGTGGAGCGCCGGACCCCGGACGGCCGGCTGCTGGCCACCGTCACCGTCGGCGCGCCGCACACCACGAGCGCCGCCTTCGCCGGGCCGGACCTGGACGTGCTGGTCATCACCACCGCCGTCGACGGCCCGGCCGAGCCCGACGGCGCGGGGCGGCTGTTCACCGCCCGGGTGGACACCACGGGATTGCCGGTCCCGTACTGGGCGCCCGGCCGGTGA
- a CDS encoding dihydroxy-acid dehydratase, protein MQARRSAQWYAGDGRNSYIHRAWMRRGLPADAFGGRPHIAIADTASDLTPCNAHLTEVARSVADGIHRAGGVALHLPVMSLGETQVRPTAMLWRNLAAMSIEEMLRANPIDAVVLLGGCDKTIPALLMGAASVDLPAVVVPGGPMLTGTFRGVPLGCGTDVWKLSEEVRAGTLSAAEFQRSESSMIRSKGHCNTMGTASTMGLLAEVLGMTLPGVAGTPAPDSRLLEAAHATGELAVELADTGRRPSTVLSRGSFLNAIVALAALGGSTNAVVHLLAIAGRAGVALTQDDFDRTGAGVPLLVDLQPAGRFLMDDLHRAGGLHAVLAEVRDLLDPAALTVTGRPLVDHLGDARVYDREVIRPRERPLRPHAGIAVLRGNLAPGGAVIKPAAASPHLLRHRGPAVVFDSIEDLHARLDDPDLDVTADSVLVLRGCGPKGYPGMPEVSNMPLPAKLLAQGVRDMVRVCDGRMSGTAYGTVVLHVTPEAAAGGPLGKVRTGDMIILDVQNRRLDVDIPDIELAVRDPAPEMVKAFAAPVRGWERLYVDTVGQADTGADCDFLLGGSGDQVSRESH, encoded by the coding sequence ATGCAGGCACGGCGAAGCGCGCAGTGGTACGCCGGAGACGGCCGCAACAGCTACATCCACCGGGCCTGGATGCGCCGCGGCCTGCCCGCCGACGCGTTCGGTGGCCGCCCGCACATCGCGATCGCGGACACCGCGTCCGACCTCACGCCGTGCAACGCGCACCTGACCGAGGTGGCCCGCAGCGTCGCCGACGGCATTCACCGCGCGGGCGGCGTCGCGCTGCACCTGCCGGTGATGTCGCTCGGCGAGACGCAGGTGCGCCCCACCGCCATGCTGTGGCGCAACCTGGCCGCGATGTCCATCGAGGAGATGTTGCGCGCCAACCCGATCGACGCGGTGGTGCTGCTCGGCGGCTGCGACAAGACGATCCCCGCGCTGCTGATGGGCGCCGCGTCGGTCGACCTGCCCGCGGTGGTGGTGCCCGGCGGCCCGATGCTGACCGGCACGTTCCGCGGCGTCCCGCTCGGCTGCGGCACCGACGTGTGGAAGCTCAGCGAGGAGGTGCGGGCGGGCACGCTGTCGGCCGCCGAGTTCCAGCGCTCCGAGTCGTCGATGATCAGGAGCAAGGGCCATTGCAACACCATGGGTACGGCGTCGACCATGGGCCTGCTCGCGGAGGTGCTCGGCATGACGCTCCCGGGCGTGGCCGGCACGCCCGCGCCGGACAGCCGGCTGCTGGAGGCCGCGCACGCCACCGGGGAACTCGCGGTCGAGCTGGCCGACACCGGCCGCCGGCCCAGCACCGTGCTGAGCCGCGGCTCGTTCCTCAACGCGATCGTGGCGCTGGCCGCGCTCGGCGGCTCCACCAACGCGGTGGTGCACCTGCTGGCGATCGCGGGCCGGGCCGGCGTGGCGCTGACCCAGGACGACTTCGACCGTACCGGCGCGGGCGTGCCGTTGCTGGTCGACCTGCAACCGGCGGGCCGGTTCCTGATGGACGACCTCCATCGCGCGGGCGGGCTGCACGCGGTGCTCGCCGAGGTCCGGGACCTGCTCGACCCGGCCGCGCTCACGGTGACCGGCCGTCCGCTGGTCGACCACCTCGGCGACGCGCGCGTCTACGACCGCGAGGTGATCCGGCCGCGCGAGCGGCCGCTGCGGCCGCACGCGGGCATCGCGGTGCTGCGCGGCAACCTGGCGCCGGGCGGCGCGGTGATCAAACCGGCGGCTGCGTCGCCGCACCTGCTGCGCCACCGCGGCCCGGCCGTCGTCTTCGACTCCATCGAGGACCTGCACGCCCGTCTCGACGACCCGGACCTGGACGTGACCGCGGACTCCGTGCTGGTGCTGCGCGGCTGCGGGCCCAAGGGCTACCCGGGCATGCCGGAGGTGTCGAACATGCCGCTGCCGGCCAAGCTGCTCGCGCAGGGTGTGCGCGACATGGTGCGCGTCTGCGACGGGCGGATGAGCGGCACCGCGTACGGCACCGTGGTCTTGCACGTCACCCCGGAGGCCGCGGCCGGTGGGCCGCTCGGCAAGGTCCGTACCGGCGACATGATCATCCTCGATGTGCAGAACCGGCGGCTGGACGTGGACATCCCGGACATCGAGCTGGCCGTCCGCGACCCCGCGCCGGAGATGGTGAAGGCGTTCGCGGCGCCGGTCCGCGGCTGGGAGCGCCTCTACGTCGACACGGTCGGGCAGGCCGACACCGGCGCCGACTGCGACTTCCTGCTCGGCGGCAGCGGCGACCAGGTCTCCCGCGAATCCCACTGA
- the hppD gene encoding 4-hydroxyphenylpyruvate dioxygenase, with amino-acid sequence MDIRTIDHLEIFSEDAEETAARLCTGFGFAVHGRGGPDTGRADALSILLRQHDITLLVTTPLAAGHRGHDYLARHGEGIAAVGFAVEDAAAAFAEAVARGAAPLGPPSTPDGEGGPVTFASVDGFGDVEHRFTSRRDPAGPFAPGLIAEQPRPAGGLLLEVDHLAVCLPAGELDPAIRRYRDVFDFEQTFEEQIIVGKQAMRSKVVQSASRGVTFTIIEPDLSRDPGQIDAFIEAHDGAGVQHVAFRTEDIVSGVRTCADQGVPFLTTPGEYYEALPGRLGSVGVPVERLRELNILADRDYAGVMLQIFTASTHPKRTLFYELIERRGARTFGTNNIKALYEAVEREQAAAQA; translated from the coding sequence ATGGACATCCGTACGATCGACCATCTGGAAATCTTCAGCGAGGACGCGGAGGAGACGGCGGCGCGGCTGTGCACCGGCTTCGGCTTCGCCGTCCACGGCCGCGGCGGCCCGGACACCGGTCGGGCCGACGCGCTCTCCATCCTGCTCCGCCAACACGACATCACGCTGCTGGTGACCACGCCGCTGGCCGCCGGCCACCGCGGTCACGACTACCTCGCCCGGCACGGCGAGGGCATCGCCGCGGTCGGCTTCGCGGTCGAGGACGCGGCCGCGGCGTTCGCCGAGGCGGTCGCGCGCGGCGCGGCGCCGCTCGGGCCGCCCAGCACGCCCGACGGCGAGGGCGGGCCGGTCACGTTCGCCTCGGTGGACGGCTTCGGCGACGTCGAGCACCGCTTCACCTCGCGCCGCGACCCGGCCGGGCCGTTCGCGCCGGGCCTCATCGCGGAGCAGCCGCGACCGGCCGGCGGCCTGCTGCTGGAGGTGGACCACCTGGCGGTGTGCCTGCCCGCCGGTGAGCTGGACCCCGCCATCCGCCGCTACCGGGACGTCTTCGACTTCGAGCAGACGTTCGAGGAGCAGATCATCGTCGGCAAGCAGGCGATGCGGTCCAAGGTGGTGCAGAGCGCGTCCCGCGGCGTCACGTTCACCATCATCGAGCCGGACCTCAGCCGTGACCCCGGGCAGATCGACGCGTTCATCGAGGCGCACGACGGCGCGGGCGTGCAGCACGTCGCGTTCCGTACCGAGGACATCGTGTCCGGCGTGCGCACCTGCGCGGACCAGGGCGTGCCGTTCCTCACCACGCCGGGGGAGTACTACGAGGCGCTGCCCGGGCGGCTCGGCTCGGTCGGCGTGCCGGTGGAGCGGCTGCGCGAGCTGAACATCCTCGCGGACCGCGACTACGCCGGCGTGATGCTCCAGATCTTCACGGCGTCCACCCACCCGAAGCGCACGCTGTTCTACGAGCTGATCGAGCGGCGCGGCGCGCGCACCTTCGGCACCAACAACATCAAGGCGCTGTACGAGGCGGTCGAGCGCGAGCAGGCCGCGGCGCAGGCCTGA
- a CDS encoding DUF1876 domain-containing protein produces the protein MSATKRWNVEILIGETHRRTYAEAQLYDEISNELIGHGSAAVHPDEPVVPEVGDEIAVARALADLGNRLLVTAAGDLEDVLGTRVQLER, from the coding sequence ATGTCCGCGACGAAGCGGTGGAACGTGGAGATCCTCATCGGGGAGACGCACCGGAGGACGTACGCCGAGGCGCAGCTGTACGACGAGATCAGCAACGAGCTGATCGGTCACGGCTCGGCGGCCGTCCATCCGGACGAGCCGGTGGTGCCGGAGGTCGGCGACGAGATCGCGGTCGCCCGGGCGCTGGCCGATCTCGGGAACCGGCTGCTGGTCACGGCCGCCGGAGACCTCGAGGACGTGCTCGGCACGCGCGTCCAGTTGGAGCGGTAG
- a CDS encoding zinc-dependent alcohol dehydrogenase — MRALVFTGPGTAEVRRVPEPEAGAGEVVVDVERVGVCGTDVELFTGEMSYLHTGRTTYPLRPGHEWAGTVTAAGPGVDRSWVGRRVTGDTMIGCGRCRRCLAGRHHVCGRLRELGISDGLPGALAERLAYPAAYLRALPGALDASVGALVEPGGNALRGVAAAGVVPGERLLVLGTATIGLLVAMFARARGAEVHLMGHREDGLALPRSLGFADAWTRATLPALAWDAVVDASNAPRLPALALELVEPGRRVVYIGLAGSPSTVDTRAIALKDVTAVGVLGASAGLAGTVAAYADGSVDPRPLIATTIGLDALAEVLAGRRPAGAGPGPKILVDPRA; from the coding sequence ATGCGCGCGCTGGTGTTCACCGGCCCGGGTACGGCCGAGGTGCGGCGGGTGCCCGAGCCGGAGGCCGGCGCCGGCGAGGTCGTGGTGGACGTGGAGCGCGTCGGCGTCTGCGGCACCGACGTGGAGCTGTTCACCGGCGAGATGAGCTATCTGCACACCGGCCGCACCACCTACCCGCTGCGTCCCGGGCACGAGTGGGCCGGCACGGTCACGGCGGCCGGGCCGGGCGTGGACCGGTCGTGGGTCGGGCGGCGCGTCACCGGCGACACGATGATCGGCTGCGGGCGGTGCCGGCGCTGCCTCGCCGGCCGTCATCACGTCTGCGGCCGGCTGCGCGAACTCGGCATCTCCGACGGCCTGCCGGGCGCGCTCGCGGAACGGCTGGCCTACCCGGCGGCGTACCTGCGGGCGCTGCCCGGCGCGCTGGACGCGAGCGTGGGCGCGCTGGTCGAGCCGGGCGGCAACGCGCTGCGCGGCGTGGCGGCGGCCGGGGTCGTACCCGGGGAACGGCTCCTGGTCCTGGGCACCGCCACCATCGGGCTGCTCGTCGCGATGTTCGCCCGGGCGCGCGGCGCCGAGGTGCACCTGATGGGGCATCGCGAGGACGGCCTGGCGCTGCCGCGCTCGCTGGGCTTCGCCGACGCCTGGACGCGCGCCACGCTGCCCGCCCTGGCCTGGGACGCGGTGGTGGACGCGTCCAACGCACCGCGGCTGCCCGCGCTCGCACTGGAGCTGGTCGAGCCGGGCCGCCGCGTCGTCTACATCGGACTCGCGGGCTCGCCGAGCACGGTGGACACCCGCGCGATCGCGCTCAAGGACGTCACCGCGGTCGGCGTCCTCGGCGCCTCCGCCGGCCTGGCCGGCACCGTCGCGGCGTACGCGGACGGCTCCGTCGACCCGCGCCCGCTGATCGCCACCACGATCGGCCTCGACGCCCTCGCCGAGGTCCTCGCCGGCCGCCGCCCCGCCGGCGCCGGCCCGGGCCCGAAGATCCTGGTCGATCCTCGGGCCTGA
- the aroH gene encoding chorismate mutase: MAPMTVHAIRGAVQVSADDRSRIMEATVELVTEIMTRNELTSTDVVSVLFTTTPDLTAEFPAKAARKAGLDDVPLLCASEIAVPGAMPRVVRLLAHVDVDRGRTEIRHVYLGGAEALRPDLEQ, from the coding sequence ATGGCACCGATGACGGTGCACGCCATCCGGGGAGCCGTCCAGGTGTCCGCCGACGACCGGTCCCGGATCATGGAGGCCACCGTCGAGCTGGTCACCGAGATCATGACCCGCAACGAGCTGACCAGCACCGACGTGGTCAGCGTGCTGTTCACCACGACGCCGGACCTGACCGCCGAGTTCCCGGCCAAGGCCGCACGCAAGGCCGGGCTCGACGACGTGCCGCTGCTGTGCGCGAGCGAGATCGCCGTACCGGGCGCGATGCCCCGGGTGGTGCGCCTGCTCGCGCACGTCGACGTGGACCGCGGCCGGACCGAGATCCGGCACGTCTACCTGGGCGGTGCCGAAGCGCTGCGCCCGGACCTCGAGCAATGA
- a CDS encoding helix-turn-helix domain-containing protein: MDRTGPETAEARGRGVLEGAFQLLEALSEVDAVGLSAVARLSGLPKATTYRLLDQLEALGAVERVRGGYRLGRMLSALTDPRRPVRRLRGAAYEPCRELALRTGCTVGVAVLREHEIVCVSSVVARERMLLDLGLMTFPPVTAAGQLLLAEREDAGPPAPMSGLEWRRARAAIRDRGVAIDQGIVPGLSCVAVGIREPGGRLVASLSAIVVAPAVPPAVTGRVRRAAADIARNLTLVR, from the coding sequence ATGGATCGGACCGGACCGGAGACGGCCGAGGCGCGCGGGCGCGGCGTGCTGGAGGGCGCGTTCCAGCTGCTGGAGGCGCTCTCCGAGGTGGACGCGGTGGGCCTGTCCGCGGTCGCGCGGCTCAGCGGCCTGCCGAAGGCGACCACGTACCGGCTGCTCGACCAGCTCGAAGCGCTCGGCGCGGTCGAGCGGGTGCGCGGCGGCTACCGGCTCGGCCGGATGCTGAGCGCGCTCACCGACCCGCGCCGGCCGGTGCGCCGGCTGCGCGGCGCCGCGTACGAGCCGTGCCGGGAGCTCGCGCTGCGGACCGGCTGCACCGTCGGCGTGGCGGTGCTGCGGGAGCACGAGATCGTCTGCGTGTCCTCCGTGGTCGCCAGGGAGCGGATGCTGCTCGACCTCGGCCTGATGACGTTTCCGCCGGTCACGGCCGCCGGCCAGCTGCTGCTGGCGGAGCGGGAGGACGCCGGGCCGCCGGCGCCGATGTCCGGCCTGGAGTGGCGCCGGGCGCGCGCGGCGATCCGCGACCGGGGCGTCGCCATCGATCAGGGCATCGTTCCCGGACTGTCCTGCGTGGCCGTGGGCATCCGTGAGCCGGGCGGGCGGCTGGTCGCCTCGCTCTCCGCGATCGTGGTCGCGCCGGCGGTCCCGCCCGCGGTCACCGGCCGGGTGCGGCGCGCCGCCGCGGACATCGCCAGAAATCTGACGCTGGTCCGCTGA
- a CDS encoding nitroreductase/quinone reductase family protein — protein sequence MRRWIMDRLYAAKRRMYPDDRPGRLARLLNRLDAAQYGAGLLTPRRAVTLEVTGRRSGRPIPVPVVVATVDGERYLVSMLGERANWVRNVRAAGGRAVLRRGRREPVLLTEVPAARRPPILRRYLRLAPGARPHLPITAETSEAELRTVAEGFPVFHVTRS from the coding sequence ATGCGCCGATGGATCATGGACCGGCTGTACGCGGCGAAGCGCCGGATGTACCCGGACGACCGGCCCGGGCGGCTCGCCCGGCTGCTGAACCGGCTGGACGCGGCGCAGTACGGCGCCGGGCTGCTGACGCCGCGGCGGGCCGTGACGCTGGAGGTCACCGGGCGGCGCAGCGGGCGGCCGATCCCGGTGCCGGTGGTCGTCGCCACGGTCGACGGCGAGCGCTACCTGGTGTCGATGCTGGGCGAGCGCGCCAACTGGGTGCGCAACGTGCGCGCCGCGGGCGGCCGGGCCGTGCTGCGCCGGGGCCGCCGGGAACCGGTGCTGCTCACCGAGGTCCCGGCGGCGCGGCGGCCACCGATCCTGCGCCGCTACCTGCGGCTGGCGCCCGGAGCCCGGCCGCACCTGCCGATCACGGCCGAGACGTCCGAGGCGGAGCTGCGTACCGTGGCCGAGGGTTTCCCGGTCTTCCACGTCACGCGGAGCTGA
- a CDS encoding Acg family FMN-binding oxidoreductase: MAPASAVIGALSPETLDACLAAAVAAPSVHNTQPWRFRVPGPEIEVLADDRRRLRVLDPAGRLLAISVGAAALNLRVAMRARGRLPVQRILPDRARPDALVAVLPGPFAPPGASVLGLAAAIGRRHTSRLPLETGAIPWRVQQDLLAAAAAEGARLTVCDPVTRDGLLALTRAAEETLRRDPVYRNEIAAWTGGPPSRADGVPAAAFAPEDSGHRLALRDFRLGHPELGRRMTARFERFPALMVLSTAGDTPYDWVRAGQALQRVLLTATVHGLVVTPMNQALDVPALRHLAGGDGDRRYAQVILRAGYGRPGPATPRRGLDEVLVSSA; the protein is encoded by the coding sequence ATGGCACCGGCATCCGCGGTGATCGGCGCCCTGTCCCCGGAGACGCTGGACGCCTGCCTGGCGGCGGCGGTCGCGGCGCCCTCGGTCCACAACACGCAGCCGTGGCGGTTCCGCGTGCCCGGGCCGGAGATCGAGGTGCTGGCCGACGACCGGCGCCGGCTGCGCGTGCTCGACCCGGCCGGGCGGCTGCTGGCGATCAGCGTCGGCGCCGCCGCGCTCAACCTGCGGGTGGCGATGCGCGCCCGCGGCCGGCTGCCCGTGCAGCGCATCCTGCCGGACCGCGCCCGCCCGGACGCGCTGGTCGCGGTGCTGCCCGGGCCGTTCGCGCCGCCCGGCGCCAGCGTGCTGGGGCTGGCCGCGGCGATCGGCCGGCGGCACACCAGCCGGCTGCCGCTGGAGACCGGCGCGATCCCGTGGCGCGTCCAGCAGGATCTCCTGGCGGCCGCCGCGGCGGAGGGCGCCAGGCTGACCGTCTGCGACCCGGTCACCCGGGACGGCCTGCTGGCGCTCACCCGGGCGGCGGAGGAGACGCTGCGGCGCGACCCGGTCTACCGGAACGAGATCGCGGCCTGGACCGGCGGGCCGCCGTCGCGCGCGGACGGCGTCCCGGCGGCCGCGTTCGCGCCGGAGGACTCCGGGCACCGGCTGGCGCTGCGCGACTTCCGGCTCGGCCACCCGGAACTCGGCCGCCGGATGACGGCGCGCTTCGAGCGCTTCCCGGCCCTGATGGTGCTGTCCACGGCCGGGGACACCCCCTACGACTGGGTGCGTGCCGGGCAGGCGCTGCAACGGGTGCTGCTCACCGCGACCGTGCACGGGCTGGTGGTCACGCCGATGAATCAGGCGCTGGACGTACCGGCGCTGCGGCACCTCGCCGGCGGCGACGGAGACCGGCGGTACGCCCAGGTGATCCTCCGCGCCGGGTACGGCCGGCCCGGACCGGCCACGCCGCGCCGCGGGCTCGACGAGGTGCTGGTCAGCTCCGCGTGA
- a CDS encoding prephenate dehydrogenase yields MVRSLLVIGTGLIGTSVALAARRAGVTVFLADRDVTAARVAESLGAGLAEPPRHPVDLALIAVPPAHVGPVLRDAQHRRSARSYTDVAGVKAGPERDALRLAPDPVAYVGGHPMAGRERSGPLAATADLFAGRTWVLTPSGRTGAAALDDATALAVLCGAVPVRLDSRAHDAMVAVTSHVPHLMASLTAARLRDAPAGTDALIGQGARDVTRIAAGDPALWTGIVHANAPAIAAVLRDVRDDLARLSAAVDALDGTGPDGRERALRTITDVLERGAAGAVRTRPAQVPDRLRVVLGREPGALGRLLRAAAPHGVTADRAEPLPHAEDELVVHLEVPPAAAGSAVAALDAAGWHVTRAETAPAGR; encoded by the coding sequence ATGGTACGCAGCCTGCTGGTGATCGGCACCGGGCTGATCGGCACCTCGGTGGCGCTGGCCGCCCGGCGCGCCGGGGTGACCGTCTTCCTCGCCGACCGCGACGTCACGGCCGCCCGGGTGGCCGAGTCGCTCGGCGCGGGCCTGGCCGAGCCGCCCCGGCACCCGGTGGACCTGGCACTGATCGCGGTGCCGCCCGCCCACGTCGGCCCGGTGCTGCGCGACGCGCAGCACCGGCGGTCGGCGCGCAGCTACACCGACGTGGCCGGCGTCAAGGCGGGGCCGGAGCGCGACGCGCTGCGGCTGGCGCCCGACCCGGTCGCGTACGTCGGCGGCCACCCGATGGCCGGCCGGGAGCGGTCCGGCCCGCTGGCCGCCACGGCGGACCTCTTCGCCGGCCGGACCTGGGTGCTCACCCCCTCCGGACGGACCGGCGCCGCGGCGCTGGACGACGCCACCGCACTGGCCGTGCTGTGCGGCGCGGTGCCGGTCCGGCTGGACAGCCGCGCGCACGACGCCATGGTGGCGGTCACCTCGCACGTGCCGCACCTGATGGCGAGCCTGACCGCGGCCCGCCTGCGGGACGCGCCGGCCGGCACGGACGCGCTGATCGGCCAGGGGGCGCGGGACGTCACCCGCATCGCGGCCGGTGACCCGGCGCTGTGGACCGGCATCGTCCACGCGAACGCGCCCGCGATCGCGGCCGTGCTGCGCGACGTGCGTGACGACCTCGCCCGCCTGTCGGCCGCGGTCGACGCCCTGGACGGGACCGGCCCGGACGGGCGCGAGCGCGCGCTGCGCACGATCACCGACGTGCTGGAGCGGGGCGCGGCCGGCGCGGTCCGCACCCGGCCGGCCCAGGTGCCGGACCGGCTGCGGGTGGTGCTCGGCCGGGAGCCGGGCGCGCTGGGCCGCCTGCTCCGCGCGGCGGCGCCGCACGGCGTCACCGCGGACCGGGCCGAACCGCTGCCGCACGCCGAGGACGAGTTGGTCGTCCACCTGGAGGTCCCGCCCGCCGCGGCCGGCTCCGCGGTGGCGGCGCTGGACGCGGCCGGCTGGCACGTCACCCGCGCCGAGACGGCCCCGGCCGGTCGCTGA
- a CDS encoding helix-turn-helix transcriptional regulator, which yields MPKTSARLLALLSLLQSRRDWSGAVLAERLDISLRTVRRDVDRLRELGYPIAAVKGPDGGYRLHAGTELPPLLFDDEQAIALTVALQVAATSRGSGIAEAAGRALATVRQVLPSRLRHRVNALSVTAVDRPVARPAAPVGGDVLLALSAAVHAREVLRFDYGEDRRRAEPHHVVTWDGRWYLVAWDLDREDWRTFRVDRIVPRTPNGPRFTPRELPGGDVARYVIGRFRGSGDDSGDWPCRGTVILDRPAADVALYTRDGLVEALGPDRCRLTLGSWSWAALAAAIARFDADLEVVGPAELTEAFAHLARRFTQAARSRPASPVT from the coding sequence ATGCCGAAGACCTCCGCGCGATTGCTGGCCCTGCTGTCGCTGTTGCAGAGCCGCCGGGACTGGTCCGGTGCGGTGCTGGCCGAGCGGCTCGACATCAGCCTGCGCACCGTGCGCCGCGACGTCGACCGGCTCCGGGAGCTCGGCTACCCGATCGCCGCGGTGAAGGGGCCGGACGGCGGTTACCGGCTCCACGCGGGTACGGAACTGCCGCCGCTGCTGTTCGACGACGAGCAGGCGATCGCGCTCACCGTCGCGTTGCAGGTCGCGGCGACCAGCCGGGGCAGCGGCATCGCGGAGGCGGCCGGGCGGGCGCTGGCCACCGTCCGGCAGGTCCTGCCGTCGCGGCTGCGGCACCGGGTGAACGCGCTCAGCGTCACCGCGGTCGACCGGCCGGTCGCGCGCCCGGCCGCGCCGGTCGGCGGCGACGTGCTCCTGGCGCTCAGCGCCGCCGTGCACGCCCGCGAGGTGCTGCGCTTCGACTACGGCGAGGATCGGCGCCGGGCCGAGCCGCACCACGTCGTCACCTGGGACGGGCGGTGGTACCTGGTCGCCTGGGACCTGGACCGGGAGGACTGGCGCACGTTCCGGGTGGACCGCATCGTGCCCCGCACGCCGAACGGCCCGCGGTTCACGCCGCGCGAGCTGCCCGGCGGCGACGTCGCCAGGTACGTGATCGGCCGGTTCCGCGGCTCCGGCGACGACTCCGGCGACTGGCCCTGCCGCGGCACGGTGATCCTCGACCGGCCCGCCGCGGACGTGGCGCTCTACACGCGTGACGGCCTGGTCGAGGCGCTCGGCCCGGACCGCTGCCGGCTCACGCTCGGCTCCTGGTCCTGGGCGGCCCTGGCCGCCGCGATCGCCCGCTTCGACGCGGACCTCGAGGTGGTCGGCCCGGCCGAGCTGACCGAGGCCTTCGCCCACCTGGCCCGCCGCTTCACCCAGGCCGCGCGGTCCCGGCCGGCGTCCCCGGTCACCTGA